A genomic window from Bacteroidales bacterium includes:
- a CDS encoding methylated-DNA--[protein]-cysteine S-methyltransferase codes for MEEAIYSSPVGLLNISGSDAGIRSILYGDFVKENDMVPDSLVECIQQLDEYFNGRRKVFDLLLDAKGTDFQLRIWKLLQDIPFGKTLSYLELARISGDIKAVRAVGHANGQNKLNIVVPCHRVIGSNQKLVGYGGGLWRKEWLLKHEASFDMPGLFQQ; via the coding sequence ATGGAAGAAGCCATTTATTCGTCACCCGTAGGATTATTAAATATTTCCGGATCTGATGCGGGAATCCGGTCCATACTGTATGGTGATTTTGTGAAGGAGAACGACATGGTTCCTGATAGCCTGGTTGAATGCATACAACAGCTGGATGAGTACTTTAACGGGCGACGCAAGGTTTTCGATTTACTTTTGGATGCTAAAGGGACAGACTTTCAGCTCCGGATATGGAAGCTTCTGCAGGATATCCCCTTTGGGAAGACTTTATCTTATCTCGAACTGGCAAGAATCAGCGGGGATATAAAAGCAGTCAGGGCAGTCGGACACGCCAATGGCCAGAATAAGCTAAATATTGTTGTCCCATGTCATCGGGTGATTGGCTCAAATCAAAAACTGGTTGGATATGGGGGTGGCTTATGGAGGAAGGAATGGCTGCTGAAGCATGAAGCATCTTTTGATATGCCAGGACTGTTTCAGCAGTAG
- a CDS encoding metallophosphoesterase: MRTIIVCHGFINILKSNNPILDSIPGKFKPNHSTPLSMRPYQLAVFLTVVLVVYSAINYFIYSRAMASIPIGSSIRTYFPWIFLVFASSYIIARFLERIWLSPVSDTFHWLGAIWLGLMIHFLMALLVIDIVRLINWIIPFYPDFMLKDPVQTRFLIFKGVIILVGGVAIAGFINALNPRVNELSIKINKVAGTRKELTIVLASDIHMGTLVGPKRTLKMVNRINALKPDLILFAGDMVDEDLAPVIRHDLGISLSQLKAPLGVYAITGNHEYIGGAEKAVKYLEAHNIKLLRDTAVLVDQSFYLAGRDDRDKPRFSGKERKSISQILNGIDASKPIIMMDHQPFKLDDVAKAGVDLQLSGHTHHGQLWPFNFITKAIYEVSWGYKQKENSHFYVSSGYGGWGPPMRTGNRPELVKIHLKFD; this comes from the coding sequence TTGCGAACAATTATAGTTTGCCATGGTTTCATAAATATTCTAAAATCAAATAACCCTATTCTGGATTCAATTCCCGGGAAATTCAAACCTAACCATTCAACACCTCTTTCAATGCGTCCTTATCAGCTTGCAGTTTTTCTAACAGTAGTACTCGTTGTATATAGTGCCATTAATTACTTCATCTATAGCAGGGCAATGGCTTCCATTCCAATCGGGAGCAGCATTAGAACCTATTTCCCCTGGATTTTCCTGGTTTTTGCTTCCAGCTATATCATTGCCCGTTTTCTTGAGAGAATCTGGCTTTCCCCTGTGAGCGATACTTTTCATTGGCTTGGGGCTATCTGGCTCGGACTCATGATCCATTTCCTGATGGCCCTTCTGGTGATTGACATCGTCAGACTCATTAACTGGATCATTCCTTTTTATCCGGATTTCATGTTAAAGGATCCGGTCCAAACCCGGTTTTTGATATTTAAGGGTGTGATCATACTTGTTGGAGGAGTGGCAATTGCAGGTTTTATAAATGCTTTGAACCCAAGGGTTAATGAATTATCTATAAAAATCAACAAAGTCGCCGGAACCAGGAAAGAACTCACTATTGTATTGGCGTCTGATATTCATATGGGAACACTTGTCGGGCCCAAACGAACCCTTAAAATGGTTAACCGCATCAATGCCCTCAAACCAGACCTGATACTTTTTGCAGGAGATATGGTAGATGAAGACCTTGCACCTGTGATTCGTCATGACCTTGGAATTTCATTGAGTCAATTGAAGGCTCCCCTGGGTGTATATGCTATCACAGGTAATCACGAATATATTGGAGGTGCTGAGAAAGCAGTTAAATACCTGGAAGCACATAATATCAAATTGTTGCGGGATACAGCTGTATTAGTAGATCAAAGTTTTTACCTGGCAGGCAGGGACGATCGGGATAAACCAAGATTTAGTGGTAAAGAAAGAAAATCGATTTCGCAGATATTGAATGGGATTGATGCATCCAAACCCATTATTATGATGGATCATCAGCCATTCAAGCTGGATGATGTTGCCAAAGCGGGTGTTGATCTTCAATTATCAGGGCATACACATCATGGTCAACTTTGGCCTTTCAACTTTATTACCAAAGCTATCTATGAAGTTAGCTGGGGATACAAACAAAAGGAGAATTCACATTTTTATGTTTCCTCAGGGTATGGTGGCTGGGGGCCCCCGATGCGCACAGGAAACAGGCCGGAATTGGTAAAGATTCACCTGAAGTTCGATTGA
- a CDS encoding choice-of-anchor J domain-containing protein codes for MRFFLAFRKLLLVLPLLSTLSVFSQAVIYSEDFESASQPLNGFLLSNLDQGIVSETGWTTLTDSAWVIRSLSAFNTRAAVATSVYEPASEANDWMITPAILIGKASRLSWDAVSLTAAKPDSYKVYVSTSDQSVNGCLLNFHVLEILNENSGGFTHLEVDLASLGFENQVVYIGFQLSTIGGGDKLALDNIQVMDDSIQSTVNLTFKVDMSKYINSGNFNPATDTVDIAGSFNAWDGTRHIMTMDPESDSTRYTITIPGFFDGNSIEFKFRINSSWNDTAVEFPYGGPNRQWKIQHGLYTYTAFYNEQGIVSGIDDLQLIVEKFLVFPNPAEQWVRFSCPDAVNKISVLGMNGVVVQELFHTKGIQEVNISDFSPGYYLIVFYQNSNRLAVRKLMIK; via the coding sequence ATGCGCTTTTTTTTGGCATTCAGAAAGTTATTATTGGTTCTTCCACTCCTTTCAACACTTTCAGTATTTTCCCAGGCTGTGATCTATTCAGAGGACTTTGAAAGTGCCTCCCAGCCATTGAATGGATTCCTGCTTTCAAATCTGGACCAGGGAATTGTATCTGAAACTGGTTGGACTACCCTTACTGACAGTGCATGGGTTATTCGTTCATTATCTGCTTTCAATACCCGGGCAGCTGTCGCTACTTCCGTTTATGAGCCTGCATCAGAAGCCAATGACTGGATGATCACGCCGGCTATCCTTATAGGGAAAGCCAGTCGTCTGAGCTGGGATGCTGTTTCCTTAACTGCAGCGAAACCAGATTCATACAAGGTGTATGTTTCTACTTCTGATCAAAGTGTCAACGGTTGTTTATTGAACTTCCATGTACTCGAAATTTTAAATGAAAATTCCGGAGGTTTTACGCATCTTGAAGTCGACCTTGCATCACTGGGCTTTGAAAATCAGGTGGTTTATATCGGTTTCCAATTAAGTACAATCGGAGGAGGAGATAAGCTTGCCTTAGATAATATACAGGTAATGGATGATTCAATTCAATCTACTGTCAACCTTACTTTTAAAGTGGATATGTCAAAATATATCAATTCCGGCAATTTTAATCCTGCCACCGACACTGTGGATATTGCAGGAAGTTTCAATGCCTGGGATGGCACCCGTCATATTATGACCATGGATCCTGAATCAGATTCCACCAGGTATACAATCACGATCCCTGGATTCTTTGATGGAAATAGTATTGAATTCAAATTTCGGATTAATAGCTCATGGAATGATACAGCAGTTGAATTTCCCTATGGTGGCCCAAATCGTCAGTGGAAAATTCAACATGGCTTATACACTTATACTGCCTTTTACAACGAACAAGGCATCGTTTCCGGAATTGATGATCTGCAGCTGATAGTTGAAAAATTCCTGGTTTTTCCAAATCCTGCTGAGCAATGGGTGAGATTTAGTTGCCCTGATGCGGTGAATAAAATTTCAGTTCTGGGAATGAATGGAGTCGTTGTACAAGAATTGTTTCATACCAAAGGAATCCAGGAAGTGAATATTTCAGATTTTTCCCCCGGATACTACTTGATCGTTTTCTATCAGAATTCCAACCGATTGGCTGTCAGAAAATTGATGATCAAGTAG
- a CDS encoding GNAT family N-acetyltransferase — protein sequence MELQIYPAKTENSITIMEFQLQMALETENIILTPDITMKGVQAVFHDPSKGRYLLAEVGEEIVGSLMVTPEWSDWRNSTILWIQSVYVVPAFRKKGVFRAMYQYLLEEVSNNPEIGGLRLYVDRSNHRAQQVYTAMGMNGEHYQVFEWMKNQ from the coding sequence ATGGAACTACAAATATATCCTGCCAAAACCGAGAATAGTATAACTATCATGGAGTTTCAACTACAAATGGCATTAGAAACAGAGAACATTATTCTTACACCTGATATTACCATGAAAGGTGTACAGGCTGTGTTTCATGATCCATCCAAGGGCAGGTACCTGCTTGCTGAAGTTGGAGAGGAAATAGTTGGTTCATTGATGGTTACTCCGGAATGGAGCGATTGGAGAAATTCTACCATCCTTTGGATACAATCCGTTTACGTAGTCCCGGCTTTCAGAAAGAAGGGGGTTTTCAGGGCAATGTATCAATACCTTCTTGAAGAAGTGAGTAACAACCCGGAAATCGGGGGATTAAGATTATACGTCGACCGGAGCAATCACCGGGCACAGCAGGTATATACTGCCATGGGTATGAACGGCGAGCATTACCAGGTATTTGAATGGATGAAAAATCAGTAG
- a CDS encoding amidophosphoribosyltransferase produces MSEQIKHECGIALIRLLKPLEYYYARYGTNLYGINKLHLLMEKQHNRGQDGAGVAAIKLDVLPGNKYIYRLRSNASGPIDDIFKQIYKPFQQLVDQKSDRIDDSTWLKKHVDFAGELFLGHLRYGTFGKNNIENLHPVVRFNNWMTRNLVLAGNFNMTNVEELFQRLVEYGQYPVETSDTVTVLEKIGHVLDQTNEELYRHFKDKGYTKEQSTQLIANSLDVETILKKASRNWDGGYAMAGMFGHGDAFVLRDPNGIRPAFWYKDDEIVVAASERPVIQTAFNVDFDQIHELKPGHALIIRKNGEAKEEMINQPGERKACSFERIYFSRGTDKEIYLERKRLGHLLTKSILREVDYDLKNTVFSYIPNTAASAFYGLVEELVKVCDDIIKDKILESKDHISKELLDEIFSLKPRMEKVAVKDIKLRTFITQDSQRDDLVAHVYDVTYGTVRKGLDNLVVVDDSIVRGTTLKKSIIRILDRLGPKKIVIASSAPQIRYPDCYGIDMAKITDFIAFNAAIELLKETRQGHILNDVYKKCKAQDYAPKEEVINHVKEIYAPFTDQQIADKVSQLVTPMNCNAKVAIVYQSIENLHEAIPQHTGDWYFTGDYPTPGGNKVVNRSFINYIEGRNERAY; encoded by the coding sequence ATGAGTGAACAAATTAAGCATGAATGCGGCATTGCCCTGATCCGATTGCTCAAACCTCTTGAATACTACTATGCCCGGTATGGCACAAATTTATATGGTATCAACAAGTTACATCTCCTGATGGAGAAGCAGCATAACCGTGGGCAAGATGGAGCTGGGGTTGCTGCCATTAAACTCGATGTCCTCCCGGGGAATAAATATATCTACAGGCTCAGATCCAATGCCTCCGGACCTATTGATGATATTTTCAAACAGATATATAAACCTTTTCAACAGTTAGTCGACCAGAAATCGGACAGGATTGATGATTCCACCTGGTTGAAAAAGCATGTGGATTTTGCCGGCGAGCTATTTCTTGGTCACCTCAGGTATGGAACTTTCGGGAAGAACAATATTGAAAATCTTCATCCTGTAGTTCGATTCAATAACTGGATGACCCGTAACCTGGTTCTGGCCGGGAATTTCAATATGACCAATGTCGAAGAGCTGTTTCAGCGATTGGTGGAATACGGGCAATATCCTGTAGAAACCAGCGACACTGTTACTGTTTTAGAGAAGATCGGGCATGTACTGGATCAAACCAATGAGGAACTTTATCGTCATTTCAAGGACAAAGGATATACCAAAGAACAAAGTACCCAACTGATTGCAAATAGCCTCGATGTTGAAACCATCCTGAAGAAAGCTTCGCGAAATTGGGATGGAGGTTATGCAATGGCTGGAATGTTTGGCCATGGAGATGCTTTTGTGTTGCGTGACCCCAACGGTATTCGACCGGCTTTCTGGTATAAGGATGATGAAATTGTTGTAGCTGCCTCCGAAAGGCCTGTTATCCAGACTGCCTTCAATGTTGATTTTGACCAGATCCATGAACTAAAACCCGGCCATGCCTTGATTATCAGGAAAAACGGGGAAGCAAAGGAGGAGATGATCAATCAGCCCGGAGAAAGAAAAGCTTGCTCCTTTGAAAGGATTTATTTCAGCCGGGGAACAGATAAGGAAATCTACTTGGAACGTAAGCGTTTAGGGCATTTACTTACTAAGAGTATCCTTAGAGAAGTTGATTATGACCTTAAGAATACTGTATTTTCCTATATTCCAAATACTGCTGCATCCGCATTTTATGGCCTCGTTGAGGAACTTGTTAAAGTATGCGACGATATTATTAAAGATAAAATACTGGAGTCAAAGGATCACATAAGTAAAGAATTACTTGATGAGATTTTTAGTCTGAAGCCCCGAATGGAAAAGGTTGCGGTAAAGGATATCAAACTCAGGACATTCATCACCCAGGATTCACAACGCGACGATCTTGTTGCGCATGTGTATGATGTAACCTATGGCACTGTTCGAAAAGGCCTGGATAACCTGGTTGTGGTTGATGATTCGATTGTGAGAGGAACAACACTCAAAAAAAGTATTATCAGGATTTTAGACAGGCTGGGACCAAAGAAGATCGTTATTGCATCCTCAGCACCTCAGATCAGGTATCCCGATTGTTATGGGATTGATATGGCCAAGATTACAGATTTCATCGCCTTCAACGCTGCAATTGAATTATTGAAAGAGACCCGTCAAGGGCATATCCTTAATGATGTCTACAAGAAATGCAAAGCTCAGGATTATGCTCCCAAGGAAGAAGTTATCAATCATGTGAAAGAGATTTATGCCCCTTTCACGGATCAACAAATTGCTGATAAGGTTTCTCAGTTGGTTACTCCTATGAATTGTAATGCAAAAGTCGCGATAGTTTATCAGTCCATTGAAAACCTGCATGAAGCCATTCCTCAACATACCGGTGATTGGTATTTCACAGGAGATTACCCTACCCCTGGTGGTAACAAAGTTGTGAACCGTTCCTTTATTAATTATATAGAAGGCAGAAACGAAAGAGCTTACTGA
- a CDS encoding HIT family protein, protein MASIFSRIATGEIPSYKIAEDENFFAFLDISPLAPGHTLVIPKKEVDYIFDLEETQHQLLWSFAMRVAKAIKKSVPCLRVGVAVIGLEVPHAHIHLIPLNSMDDINFSRPKLQLPADEMNDLAEKIKANFS, encoded by the coding sequence ATGGCAAGCATTTTTTCAAGAATCGCAACAGGAGAAATACCTTCATACAAGATCGCGGAGGATGAAAATTTCTTTGCATTTTTGGATATTAGTCCCTTAGCACCAGGTCATACCCTTGTAATTCCCAAAAAAGAGGTGGATTATATTTTTGATCTGGAAGAGACTCAACACCAGTTGTTATGGAGTTTTGCCATGCGCGTGGCCAAAGCAATTAAGAAAAGTGTGCCTTGTTTACGAGTTGGAGTTGCGGTTATCGGACTTGAAGTCCCACATGCCCATATACACCTGATTCCTTTAAACAGTATGGATGATATTAATTTCAGCCGGCCGAAACTTCAACTTCCCGCTGATGAAATGAATGATCTGGCTGAAAAGATAAAAGCAAATTTTTCTTAG
- the greA gene encoding transcription elongation factor GreA, producing MTDIKYYTKEGLEKLKTEMEHLVNVERPNISQQIAEARDKGDLSENAEYDAAKNAQGMLEMRISKVQDLIRNARLIDESKLDNSRVLILSTVKIKNLKTNTEMTYTLVPENEADLKSAKLSVNSPIAHGLLGKMVGDTVEIAIPAGKITFEIMEINVKS from the coding sequence ATGACTGACATCAAGTACTATACGAAAGAAGGACTGGAAAAATTAAAAACAGAAATGGAGCATCTGGTGAATGTGGAGAGACCTAATATCTCCCAACAGATTGCCGAAGCCAGGGATAAAGGCGACCTTTCAGAAAATGCAGAATATGATGCTGCAAAAAATGCACAAGGTATGCTTGAGATGCGTATTTCCAAAGTCCAGGATCTCATTCGTAATGCCCGGTTAATTGATGAATCAAAGTTGGACAATTCCAGGGTTCTGATTTTGTCGACTGTCAAAATCAAAAACCTGAAAACCAATACGGAGATGACTTATACTCTTGTTCCAGAGAATGAAGCTGATCTTAAATCTGCCAAACTTTCTGTGAATTCTCCCATTGCTCATGGGCTTCTGGGTAAAATGGTCGGTGATACCGTAGAAATTGCGATACCGGCAGGAAAGATCACATTTGAAATCATGGAGATAAATGTAAAATCCTAA
- a CDS encoding PorV/PorQ family protein: MKNIYKSTLAILLSGALLIPALSYAGNKDRSGQAGASELLINPWARSSGWGGVNIANCYGLESMYTNIAGLAFTQKSELIFSHTQWLKGSDININTFGLAQKVGDAGVLGLSMMSLKFGDLPITTTELPEGGIGTFSPNYMNINIAYAKAFSNSIYGGFNLKIISESISDVSAAGVAIDAGIQYVTGEKENIKFGISLKNIGPTMRFRGDGLSIRSFLPGQESMFTLEQRSADFELPSQLNIGASYRFIFNDLHSLSLAGAFISNSFYKDQYVLGAEYELKNYLMLRGGYTYEEGISSDVDRTTVFTGPSAGLSVQVPLNKEKGSIFSVDYSYRATDPFQGSHTIAARLSF, from the coding sequence ATGAAAAACATATATAAGTCAACATTGGCCATACTTCTGTCAGGAGCATTGCTCATTCCGGCGCTCTCATATGCGGGTAACAAGGACCGTTCTGGCCAGGCAGGAGCATCTGAGCTACTGATCAATCCATGGGCAAGAAGTTCCGGTTGGGGAGGAGTAAACATTGCCAACTGCTATGGTCTTGAATCAATGTATACTAACATTGCAGGGCTTGCCTTCACTCAAAAAAGTGAGCTTATTTTCAGCCATACACAATGGCTCAAAGGGTCAGATATTAACATCAATACCTTTGGGCTTGCTCAAAAGGTAGGTGATGCCGGTGTATTAGGCCTTTCCATGATGTCGCTGAAATTTGGTGACCTACCCATTACTACTACAGAACTTCCTGAAGGTGGTATCGGTACATTTTCTCCAAACTATATGAATATCAACATTGCTTACGCAAAAGCATTCTCTAACAGTATTTATGGTGGATTCAACCTGAAGATTATCTCCGAATCCATCAGTGATGTTAGCGCAGCGGGTGTGGCTATTGATGCTGGTATTCAATATGTAACAGGTGAAAAGGAAAATATCAAATTCGGTATTTCCTTAAAGAACATTGGACCCACCATGCGTTTCAGGGGTGATGGTTTATCCATCCGTAGCTTCCTTCCCGGACAGGAAAGTATGTTCACGCTTGAACAACGTTCTGCCGATTTCGAACTTCCCTCACAATTGAACATTGGAGCCTCTTATAGGTTTATATTCAACGATCTGCATAGTTTAAGCCTTGCTGGTGCATTTATTTCCAATTCATTCTACAAGGATCAGTATGTTCTTGGTGCAGAGTATGAATTGAAGAATTACCTGATGCTCCGTGGTGGATATACTTACGAAGAAGGTATCTCCAGTGATGTTGATCGTACAACCGTATTTACAGGTCCAAGCGCAGGTTTATCTGTTCAGGTACCTTTGAATAAGGAAAAAGGATCCATTTTCTCAGTAGACTATTCATACAGGGCAACTGATCCCTTCCAGGGTTCACATACCATTGCTGCCCGCTTGAGCTTCTAA